The following are encoded together in the Flavobacterium sp. TR2 genome:
- a CDS encoding WG repeat-containing protein, which yields MKNILLIAILLCFFTSNGQNKFEALRKQLMENKTYEYVYSFENDYAVFRTFKGKMGLIDSLGNVVIKPNYDYIHNQKDLKNIFEAGIEVNKNFKRGYIDLQSNIKIPFVYEDVYYLGHNLVRVSKNNKTGVVDTENKIILPINYTAIMGSSGILFVQNNNSIDLFDAKGKQITNFQAFDIEYFQHKRSIVTLQNKSTFIIDTLGNIILNTIKSHKFERVLDQDSFLILNTLTKKKGIINSNGQYEIECKYDEIYPSYSIYIVKNNGKEGLIDKKDSILKPLIYDNVYADFSKDSISFQNHYFAYKGNLQGIINPYLEKEIIPISYKYIDPFSSYYITTNVENKCGLFSAKGEIIIPEDYDFYSAAQNKIFAVKNSKKYLLTVENDSYAETEIFVDEFVKSDLHIKGFSKSNFQIFKDKNKLGLFSNKNKITIPAAYDAITQIYGTGEFVVKKNNKYGVVNAENEIQLELKYDSFQIIKETVRFTIKNQKTPKFYPIKYPFEPQ from the coding sequence ATGAAAAACATCCTTCTTATCGCAATTCTGCTATGCTTTTTTACATCAAATGGGCAGAACAAATTTGAGGCTCTTCGCAAGCAATTGATGGAAAACAAGACTTATGAATATGTTTATAGTTTTGAAAATGATTATGCCGTATTTAGAACCTTTAAAGGGAAAATGGGATTAATTGATTCGCTTGGAAACGTAGTCATAAAACCTAATTATGACTACATCCATAATCAAAAAGATCTTAAAAATATATTTGAAGCAGGAATTGAAGTGAATAAAAATTTTAAAAGAGGCTATATCGATCTGCAAAGCAATATTAAAATTCCTTTTGTTTATGAAGATGTTTACTACTTGGGGCATAACCTGGTGCGCGTTTCAAAAAATAATAAAACCGGTGTTGTCGATACCGAAAACAAAATCATTTTGCCTATTAACTATACAGCCATAATGGGCAGCAGTGGTATTTTATTTGTCCAAAATAACAACAGCATTGATTTGTTTGATGCGAAAGGAAAACAAATTACCAATTTTCAAGCTTTTGATATTGAGTATTTTCAGCATAAAAGATCTATTGTTACACTTCAAAACAAAAGCACTTTTATAATTGATACTCTTGGAAATATTATTTTAAACACCATTAAAAGTCACAAGTTTGAAAGAGTTCTCGATCAAGATTCTTTCCTTATTCTTAATACTTTAACGAAGAAAAAGGGAATTATAAACTCAAATGGACAATATGAAATTGAATGCAAGTACGATGAAATTTATCCTTCGTATTCAATTTATATCGTAAAAAACAATGGAAAAGAAGGCCTTATCGATAAAAAAGATTCTATTTTGAAACCTTTGATTTATGATAACGTTTATGCCGATTTTTCTAAAGACAGCATTTCGTTTCAAAATCACTATTTTGCTTATAAAGGCAATTTGCAAGGCATTATAAATCCATATCTGGAAAAAGAAATCATTCCGATTTCATACAAATACATCGATCCTTTTTCTAGCTATTACATCACAACTAATGTGGAAAACAAGTGTGGATTATTTTCTGCCAAAGGCGAAATTATAATTCCTGAAGATTATGATTTTTATAGCGCCGCACAAAACAAGATTTTTGCTGTAAAAAACTCTAAAAAATACCTTCTAACAGTCGAAAATGATAGCTACGCAGAAACTGAAATCTTTGTAGATGAATTTGTAAAAAGCGATCTGCACATTAAAGGATTTTCAAAAAGCAATTTTCAGATTTTTAAAGACAAAAATAAACTTGGGCTTTTCAGCAATAAGAATAAAATAACAATTCCCGCAGCATACGATGCCATTACACAAATTTATGGAACGGGTGAATTTGTCGTAAAGAAAAATAACAAATATGGCGTTGTAAATGCTGAGAATGAAATACAGTTGGAACTAAAATATGATTCATTTCAAATTATAAAAGAAACAGTACGATTTACTATAAAAAACCAAAAAACGCCAAAATTTTATCCGATAAAATATCCTTTTGAGCCTCAATAA
- a CDS encoding ATP-dependent Clp protease adaptor ClpS, with protein sequence MSTKEKVRERVREKEAIAFNNEIIVYNDDVNTFDHVIDTLMRVCSHTAEQAEQCSLIVHYNGKCTVKTGPIEKLKPQCTQLLEAGLSAEIV encoded by the coding sequence ATGAGTACTAAAGAAAAAGTAAGAGAAAGAGTTCGCGAAAAAGAAGCCATTGCTTTTAATAACGAGATCATTGTATACAACGATGATGTAAATACTTTTGATCACGTAATTGATACTCTTATGCGTGTTTGCAGCCACACGGCAGAACAAGCCGAGCAATGCTCTTTGATTGTACATTACAACGGGAAATGCACTGTAAAAACAGGCCCGATAGAAAAACTTAAACCTCAATGCACGCAACTTCTGGAAGCTGGTCTTAGCGCCGAAATTGTTTAA
- the prmA gene encoding 50S ribosomal protein L11 methyltransferase, with protein sequence MSNIYLGYHFTIEPKELGSEILVAELGEKAFESFTETENGISAFVKKDLWDENILDDIYILQSEEFKIEYTIEEIDQVNWNEEWEKNFEPIDVDGKCHVRAPFHPKTDAEFDIVIEPKMSFGTGHHETTHMMIQHLLEMDVTGLKTLDMGCGTAILAILAEMKGAEPIDAIDIDNWCYLNSIENAERNNCKHISVYEGDAALLAGKKYDLIIANINRNILLNDMQAYVDALNPKGIILFSGFYEEDIPFIDASCVEKGLTYVKKLQRNNWVSLKYVN encoded by the coding sequence ATGTCGAATATATATTTAGGATATCATTTTACAATTGAGCCAAAAGAACTTGGTTCTGAAATTTTAGTGGCAGAATTGGGCGAAAAAGCGTTTGAAAGTTTTACAGAAACTGAAAACGGAATCTCTGCTTTTGTGAAAAAGGATTTATGGGATGAGAATATTCTGGATGATATTTACATTTTACAGTCTGAAGAATTTAAAATTGAATATACAATCGAAGAAATCGACCAGGTAAACTGGAACGAGGAATGGGAAAAAAACTTCGAACCAATTGATGTGGATGGAAAATGCCATGTTCGCGCTCCTTTTCACCCAAAAACTGATGCTGAATTTGATATTGTTATTGAACCTAAAATGAGTTTTGGAACTGGGCATCACGAAACAACTCACATGATGATTCAGCATTTGCTCGAAATGGATGTTACAGGTTTAAAAACACTTGATATGGGATGTGGAACAGCTATTTTGGCTATTTTGGCCGAAATGAAAGGTGCTGAACCAATTGATGCCATTGATATTGACAATTGGTGCTATTTAAACTCAATTGAAAATGCGGAACGCAATAATTGCAAACATATCAGCGTTTATGAAGGCGATGCCGCATTATTAGCCGGCAAAAAATACGATTTAATTATTGCCAATATCAACAGAAATATTCTGCTGAATGATATGCAGGCTTATGTTGATGCTTTGAACCCAAAAGGCATTATTCTTTTTAGCGGTTTCTACGAAGAAGACATTCCGTTTATTGATGCTTCTTGCGTTGAAAAAGGTTTAACTTATGTTAAAAAGCTTCAAAGAAACAACTGGGTATCTTTAAAATACGTAAATTAG
- the tpiA gene encoding triose-phosphate isomerase, with translation MRKSIVAGNWKMHKNAAQTEELLNELIAKIPAKTNAQVIVAPTFVNLQAAATKLKNTTIGVSAQNVHQAEGGAFTGEISADMLTSIGVNTVILGHSERRAIFHETDALIANKVDTALKHDMTVIFCFGEELKDRQSGNHFNIVENQLRDGVFHIAKESWAKIVLAYEPVWAIGTGETASPEQAQEMHEFIRETIRKAFGAEIADEVSILYGGSVKPENAKEIFSKPDVDGGLIGGAALKADDFLAIVTAI, from the coding sequence ATGAGAAAATCGATTGTTGCAGGAAACTGGAAAATGCATAAAAATGCAGCGCAAACTGAAGAGTTGTTAAACGAATTAATTGCTAAAATTCCAGCAAAAACAAATGCACAAGTAATTGTAGCGCCAACTTTTGTGAACTTACAAGCGGCAGCGACAAAATTAAAAAATACAACTATCGGAGTTTCTGCTCAAAACGTTCACCAAGCTGAAGGTGGTGCTTTTACAGGAGAAATTTCTGCAGATATGTTAACAAGCATTGGTGTTAACACTGTAATTTTAGGCCACTCTGAGCGTAGAGCTATTTTTCACGAAACAGATGCTTTGATTGCAAACAAAGTAGACACTGCTTTGAAACATGACATGACAGTTATTTTCTGTTTTGGAGAAGAATTAAAAGACCGCCAGTCTGGAAATCACTTCAACATTGTTGAAAACCAATTGCGCGACGGAGTTTTCCATATCGCAAAAGAATCTTGGGCTAAAATTGTTTTAGCTTACGAGCCAGTTTGGGCTATCGGAACAGGAGAAACTGCTTCGCCAGAACAAGCGCAAGAAATGCACGAATTTATCAGAGAAACGATCCGCAAAGCTTTTGGAGCTGAAATCGCTGACGAAGTTTCTATCTTATACGGCGGTTCTGTTAAACCAGAAAACGCTAAAGAAATCTTCTCTAAACCAGACGTTGACGGTGGTTTAATTGGAGGTGCAGCTTTAAAAGCTGACGATTTCTTAGCAATTGTAACGGCTATCTAA
- a CDS encoding TlpA family protein disulfide reductase, whose product MKQLALIVIAFITFSCSQAQKTSFSKEALSEKLLAVDGSQVAFKDILQKYKGKNLVIEVWASWCGDCVKAMPKLKALQAANPNVSYLFISADKTADKWIAGIEKHELKGEHFMLIDGMKGAFGKAIDLDWIPRYIVIDRFGKIVLYRAIETDFDKINETVKETQYE is encoded by the coding sequence ATGAAACAATTAGCCCTAATCGTTATCGCATTTATTACATTTTCTTGTTCACAAGCGCAGAAAACAAGTTTTTCTAAAGAAGCATTGTCTGAAAAATTATTAGCCGTTGATGGAAGTCAAGTTGCGTTTAAAGACATTTTACAAAAATATAAAGGAAAAAATCTGGTTATTGAAGTTTGGGCTTCATGGTGCGGAGATTGCGTAAAAGCAATGCCAAAACTAAAAGCATTACAAGCTGCAAATCCAAACGTATCTTATTTATTCATTTCTGCTGATAAAACAGCTGATAAATGGATAGCAGGAATTGAAAAACACGAATTAAAAGGAGAGCACTTTATGTTGATTGACGGTATGAAAGGCGCTTTTGGAAAAGCAATTGATCTAGACTGGATTCCAAGATACATTGTTATTGACAGATTTGGCAAGATTGTACTATACCGTGCTATTGAAACTGATTTTGATAAAATCAATGAGACTGTAAAAGAAACACAATATGAATAA
- a CDS encoding BT_3928 family protein — translation MKNIITQFSRLFVGVLFIISGLIKLNDPVGFSYKLAEYFSEPVFNMPFLEPLALGLAIFLVILEVVLGVMLLVGYKSKLTIWALLLLIVFFTFLTFYSAYFDVVKDCGCFGDALHLTPWQSFTKDVVLLFFILILFINKKLVKPLFSKLVTNSITLVSIILCVFMAVWVINHNPIKDFRPYKVGTNIEKGMEIPEGAPKSVVEMIFIYKVNGVDKEFTEKDLMNIPEGAVFVDRKDKVISEGYVPPIHDFTMTKDDSDYKEELLKEPKLLIFVTYDLNLSNPEGMKKLAKVTADAKAKGYKVIGMTASGAEEIAKAKKDYALDIDFYFCDGTALKTVERANPSIVVVHNGTIAQKVHYNDVDDLKL, via the coding sequence ATGAAAAACATCATTACCCAATTTTCCCGATTATTTGTCGGTGTTTTATTTATCATTTCCGGATTAATTAAATTAAACGATCCTGTTGGCTTCTCTTATAAATTAGCAGAATATTTCAGCGAACCTGTTTTCAATATGCCATTTTTAGAGCCATTGGCTTTAGGATTGGCCATCTTTTTAGTGATTTTAGAAGTAGTTTTGGGTGTAATGCTTCTAGTGGGGTATAAATCAAAATTGACCATTTGGGCATTATTGCTTTTAATCGTTTTCTTTACATTCCTTACTTTCTACTCGGCTTATTTTGATGTCGTGAAAGATTGCGGATGCTTCGGAGACGCATTACATTTAACACCTTGGCAGTCATTTACAAAAGATGTTGTTCTACTTTTCTTCATTCTGATTTTATTCATTAATAAAAAATTAGTAAAACCTTTGTTTTCAAAACTAGTTACCAATAGTATTACTTTGGTTAGCATCATTTTGTGTGTTTTCATGGCAGTATGGGTTATCAATCATAATCCTATCAAAGATTTTCGTCCGTATAAAGTGGGAACAAACATCGAAAAAGGAATGGAAATTCCAGAAGGTGCTCCAAAATCGGTTGTAGAAATGATTTTTATCTATAAAGTAAACGGAGTTGACAAAGAATTCACCGAAAAAGATTTGATGAATATTCCAGAAGGAGCTGTTTTTGTTGACCGTAAAGACAAAGTAATTTCTGAAGGCTACGTTCCTCCTATTCATGATTTTACCATGACAAAGGATGATTCTGACTACAAAGAAGAATTATTAAAAGAACCTAAATTATTAATTTTCGTTACTTACGATTTGAACTTATCAAATCCAGAAGGAATGAAAAAATTGGCTAAAGTTACGGCAGACGCAAAAGCAAAAGGCTACAAAGTAATAGGAATGACCGCTTCTGGTGCTGAGGAAATCGCTAAAGCTAAAAAAGATTACGCTTTAGACATTGATTTCTATTTCTGCGATGGAACGGCTTTAAAAACTGTCGAGAGAGCAAACCCAAGTATTGTGGTGGTTCATAACGGAACAATTGCCCAAAAAGTTCATTACAATGATGTAGATGATTTGAAATTGTAA
- a CDS encoding DUF1599 domain-containing protein, with amino-acid sequence MKNTSEEFDNVIAVCRTLFINKMKDYGSAWRILRLPSLTDQIFIKAQRIRSLQENEVRKVDEDEKGEFIGIINYSIMALIQLELGVVDQPDLDVEKATELYDAKVKLTKDLMEAKNHDYGEAWRDMRVSSLTDLILQKLLRVKQIEDNKGKTLVSEGIDANYQDMINYSVFALILNPIKK; translated from the coding sequence ATGAAGAATACTTCCGAAGAGTTTGATAATGTTATAGCGGTTTGCCGCACCTTGTTTATCAATAAAATGAAAGATTACGGCAGTGCGTGGAGAATTTTAAGATTGCCATCGCTGACAGATCAAATTTTTATAAAAGCACAGCGAATTAGGAGTTTACAGGAAAACGAAGTCCGTAAAGTTGATGAAGACGAAAAAGGAGAATTTATCGGAATCATCAATTATTCTATCATGGCTTTGATTCAGTTGGAGTTGGGCGTTGTAGACCAGCCAGATCTTGACGTTGAAAAAGCAACTGAATTATACGATGCTAAAGTAAAGCTGACCAAAGATTTAATGGAAGCCAAAAATCATGATTATGGAGAAGCTTGGCGCGATATGCGCGTGAGTTCTTTAACCGATTTAATTCTTCAAAAATTGCTTCGCGTTAAGCAGATTGAAGACAATAAAGGAAAAACTTTAGTTTCTGAAGGCATTGACGCTAATTATCAGGATATGATTAATTACTCTGTTTTTGCTTTAATCTTGAACCCAATCAAAAAGTAA
- the folP gene encoding dihydropteroate synthase, producing the protein MTINCKGELIDLSIPKVMGILNVTPNSFFDGGKYKNEDEIISQTAKMLSEGADFIDIGAYSSKPSAEFVSEQEEIDRIVPAIELILKYFPETLLSIDTFRAEVAKASIESGAAIINDIAAGELDDKMFGVIAKYNVPYIMMHMRGNPQTMQSLTEYDDIVKEMLFYFSEKVKKARSLGINDLILDPGFGFAKTTDQNYEVMQKMELFNLLELPVLAGISRKSMIYKTLDITPQEALNGTTFLNTIALTKGAKILRVHDVKEAVECVTLFNKMSL; encoded by the coding sequence ATGACAATTAACTGCAAAGGCGAACTTATAGATTTATCGATTCCGAAAGTAATGGGAATTCTTAATGTTACGCCAAATTCCTTCTTTGATGGAGGAAAATATAAAAACGAAGACGAGATTATTTCGCAAACTGCTAAAATGCTTTCTGAAGGAGCCGATTTTATTGACATTGGCGCTTATTCGAGCAAGCCAAGTGCCGAATTTGTCTCAGAACAAGAAGAAATCGACCGTATTGTGCCAGCGATTGAATTGATTTTAAAGTATTTTCCAGAAACTTTATTATCAATTGATACTTTTAGAGCTGAAGTTGCGAAAGCAAGCATCGAAAGCGGCGCAGCAATTATAAATGATATTGCAGCAGGAGAGCTAGACGATAAAATGTTTGGCGTTATTGCCAAGTATAACGTTCCGTACATTATGATGCATATGCGCGGAAATCCGCAGACCATGCAGAGTTTGACGGAATATGATGATATTGTAAAAGAAATGCTTTTCTATTTTTCTGAGAAAGTGAAAAAGGCGAGAAGCTTAGGAATCAATGATTTAATTTTAGATCCAGGTTTCGGTTTTGCCAAAACAACCGATCAGAATTATGAAGTGATGCAAAAGATGGAACTTTTTAATCTTTTAGAATTGCCCGTTTTAGCAGGAATTTCACGAAAATCTATGATTTATAAAACGCTTGATATTACACCGCAAGAAGCTTTAAACGGAACAACGTTTTTAAATACAATTGCTTTGACTAAAGGAGCAAAAATTTTAAGAGTTCATGATGTGAAAGAAGCTGTGGAATGTGTTACTTTGTTTAATAAGATGAGTTTGTAA
- the rlmH gene encoding 23S rRNA (pseudouridine(1915)-N(3))-methyltransferase RlmH, translating into MNIKLIAIGKTDNKSLQTLIDDYTKRLSFYIKFELEIIPDIKNVKNLSESQQKEKEGELILSKLSATDQLILLDENGKTFSSVGFSEELQKKMNSGVKTLVFVIGGPYGFSETVYKKAQGKVSLSLMTFSHQMVRLFFIEQLYRGFTILRNEPYHHQ; encoded by the coding sequence ATGAACATCAAACTCATCGCAATAGGCAAAACAGACAATAAATCGCTTCAAACCCTGATTGACGATTATACCAAACGTTTGTCATTTTACATCAAATTTGAATTGGAGATTATTCCTGATATCAAAAACGTTAAGAACTTATCTGAGAGCCAGCAGAAGGAAAAAGAAGGCGAATTGATTCTGTCAAAACTTTCTGCAACAGATCAGTTGATTTTATTGGATGAAAACGGAAAAACATTTTCGAGCGTTGGTTTTTCAGAAGAACTGCAGAAGAAAATGAATTCTGGCGTAAAAACTCTGGTTTTTGTAATTGGAGGTCCGTATGGTTTTTCAGAAACCGTTTATAAAAAAGCGCAAGGAAAAGTTTCGCTTTCGCTGATGACGTTTTCACATCAAATGGTTCGTCTATTTTTTATCGAACAGTTGTACCGCGGGTTTACCATTTTACGAAATGAGCCTTATCACCATCAGTAA
- a CDS encoding antibiotic biosynthesis monooxygenase family protein — translation MILEAAFLYVKPELATQFEADFAKASQYISSIDGYLGHRLEKCLEVENKYLLLADWNTLEDHAIGFRTSEAYLEWKKILHHYYEPFPIVEHFETVFENKKQ, via the coding sequence ATGATTCTAGAAGCAGCATTTCTTTATGTAAAACCAGAATTAGCCACTCAATTTGAAGCCGATTTTGCAAAAGCGAGCCAGTATATTTCATCAATCGATGGCTATTTGGGACATCGTTTAGAGAAATGCCTTGAAGTCGAAAACAAATATCTTTTGTTGGCTGATTGGAATACACTTGAAGATCATGCAATAGGTTTCAGAACTTCTGAAGCGTATTTGGAATGGAAAAAGATACTGCATCATTATTACGAACCGTTTCCAATTGTAGAACATTTTGAAACGGTTTTTGAGAATAAAAAACAATAA
- a CDS encoding adenosine deaminase — MTRIITLFCFFIAQIGFSQSAESYLEKIRNNEALLTAFFQQMPKGGDLHHHFSGSIYAEPLLERAISEDFYLNLETMAVSKTKPADGNWQTFSSLKNQGKLDYYQQLVMQTWSVKDYNGSVPSDDQFFDSFMKFEPTIQGHFAEGMLELKKRAIAENVTYIETQLSTIPCDMNVADLTDFNTKLRQSASQKDEKAVLKLLDELYKSLQKKDAKKYADDFNNNFIAKLHKDLKIDDDKFTMRYQNFVLRFMEPIDLFKNLVIAFISSSESKLTAGVNIVSPEHGENSMKDYWLHMVMFKYCHSKFPDVKYTLHAGELTLGLVQPEELTWHINDAIYVAGANRIGHGVDIAYEANSYDLLKYMAKNNIPIEINLASNEFILKVKENRHPFTLYKEFNVPIVISTDDAGILRSSMTEQYVLLAKRYPDVNYETIKKYVYNSINYSFIQDASVKKQLIKDLDTRFKTFEAKFSKN, encoded by the coding sequence ATGACAAGGATAATTACGCTTTTCTGTTTTTTTATAGCACAAATCGGCTTTTCTCAATCGGCTGAAAGTTATTTAGAAAAAATCAGAAATAATGAAGCTCTCTTAACAGCTTTCTTTCAACAAATGCCTAAAGGAGGCGATTTACACCACCATTTTTCAGGATCAATTTATGCAGAACCCCTTTTAGAAAGAGCCATTTCAGAAGATTTTTATTTGAATCTGGAAACTATGGCGGTTTCGAAAACCAAACCCGCTGATGGAAACTGGCAAACCTTCTCATCTTTAAAAAATCAAGGCAAACTAGATTACTACCAGCAGTTGGTTATGCAGACATGGTCAGTTAAAGACTACAATGGTTCCGTGCCTTCTGACGATCAGTTTTTTGACTCTTTTATGAAATTCGAACCTACAATTCAAGGCCATTTTGCAGAAGGAATGCTGGAACTAAAAAAGCGTGCCATTGCTGAAAATGTTACTTATATCGAAACGCAATTGTCAACAATTCCATGCGACATGAATGTTGCTGACTTAACTGATTTCAACACAAAACTTCGTCAATCTGCCAGCCAGAAAGATGAAAAAGCTGTTTTGAAACTTTTGGATGAATTGTATAAATCGCTTCAGAAAAAAGATGCTAAAAAATACGCAGATGATTTCAATAACAATTTTATTGCGAAACTGCATAAAGATTTAAAAATTGATGACGATAAATTCACTATGCGTTATCAAAACTTTGTGCTTCGTTTTATGGAACCTATAGATTTGTTCAAAAATCTGGTTATTGCTTTTATTTCGTCAAGCGAAAGCAAACTAACAGCGGGTGTCAATATTGTTTCTCCAGAACATGGCGAAAATTCAATGAAAGATTACTGGCTTCATATGGTAATGTTCAAATATTGCCATTCGAAATTTCCTGACGTAAAGTACACGCTTCATGCAGGCGAATTGACTTTAGGATTAGTTCAGCCTGAAGAATTAACTTGGCACATCAACGATGCAATTTATGTGGCGGGCGCAAACAGAATTGGTCACGGAGTAGATATTGCTTACGAAGCTAATTCGTATGATTTATTGAAATATATGGCTAAAAACAATATTCCAATCGAAATCAATTTGGCAAGCAACGAATTCATTTTGAAAGTAAAAGAAAATAGGCATCCGTTTACACTTTACAAAGAATTTAATGTTCCAATAGTTATAAGTACAGACGATGCGGGAATTTTAAGAAGCAGTATGACCGAACAATATGTTTTACTGGCAAAAAGATACCCTGATGTGAATTATGAAACAATAAAAAAATATGTTTACAACAGCATCAATTACAGTTTTATTCAAGACGCATCGGTTAAAAAGCAATTGATTAAAGATTTAGATACTCGTTTTAAAACTTTTGAAGCCAAGTTTTCTAAAAACTAA
- a CDS encoding GNAT family N-acetyltransferase, giving the protein MEIQQINDTKRGYFEAVEDGKEAGKMTYTWAGDSKFIIDHTEVSPDFNGKGVGKKLVMAAVDYARNNNLKIIPLCPFAKSVFDKVPEIHDVLFS; this is encoded by the coding sequence ATGGAAATTCAACAAATAAACGATACAAAAAGAGGCTATTTTGAAGCCGTAGAAGATGGAAAAGAAGCTGGAAAAATGACATATACTTGGGCAGGAGACTCAAAATTCATCATTGACCATACCGAAGTAAGCCCCGATTTTAACGGAAAGGGAGTTGGCAAAAAGTTAGTTATGGCTGCCGTCGATTATGCTAGAAACAACAATTTAAAAATTATTCCGCTTTGCCCTTTTGCAAAAAGCGTTTTTGATAAAGTTCCTGAAATACATGATGTACTTTTTTCTTAA
- a CDS encoding OsmC family protein, with protein sequence MDTVSAKIDTRLYRTEITSASGNILISDEPQQLGGKNLGLNPTELLASSLASCTLITLRMYINRKQWNVEEINVKIDFDRDSERSVSVFTRKIEVIGDVNEEQRQRLETIANSCPIHKTLTHSIEIKTTLI encoded by the coding sequence ATGGATACAGTTTCAGCAAAAATAGATACGCGTTTGTATCGAACAGAAATCACGTCTGCCAGCGGAAATATCTTAATTTCTGATGAACCTCAGCAATTAGGAGGCAAAAATTTAGGACTGAATCCAACAGAACTTTTAGCTTCATCATTAGCTTCTTGCACCTTAATTACGCTGCGAATGTACATCAATCGCAAACAATGGAACGTTGAAGAAATAAATGTCAAAATTGATTTTGATCGAGATTCTGAACGAAGCGTATCTGTATTTACCCGAAAAATTGAAGTTATCGGTGACGTTAACGAAGAACAAAGGCAAAGACTAGAAACGATTGCCAACAGCTGTCCGATTCATAAAACATTGACACATTCAATCGAAATTAAAACCACATTAATATAA
- a CDS encoding pirin family protein, translating into MSNISLIIEERSANIGNFMVGRLLPFREKRAVGPFVFIDHMGPAHLSDHENMDVPPHPHIGLSTLTFLFEGSIMHRDSLGTELEIKPGAVNWMTAGKGIVHSERTPEYLRHSDKMLHGLQIWVALPKDLEQMDPNFTHVEADDIPAWEEDGVSYKLIAGEAFGKKSPVPVYSPLYFIEIKSKEAKKINIGHHLFGESGLYILEGSITNGEHTYDPRQILITTEASLCEFEIAENSTVYIFGGQPFPEEHFIFWNFVSSDKNLIEKAKEDWTAQTFPKVPGETEFVPLPEPRIK; encoded by the coding sequence ATGTCAAATATCAGTTTAATTATCGAAGAGCGCTCAGCGAATATCGGCAATTTTATGGTTGGAAGATTATTGCCTTTCCGCGAAAAAAGAGCCGTTGGACCGTTTGTTTTTATAGATCATATGGGACCAGCACATTTAAGTGACCATGAAAATATGGATGTTCCTCCGCATCCGCACATAGGGCTTTCGACTTTGACTTTTTTGTTTGAAGGAAGCATTATGCACCGCGATAGCTTAGGAACAGAATTGGAGATAAAACCTGGTGCCGTAAACTGGATGACTGCCGGAAAAGGAATCGTGCATTCTGAAAGAACGCCAGAATATTTAAGGCATTCAGACAAAATGCTTCACGGGTTGCAGATTTGGGTGGCACTTCCGAAAGATCTGGAACAGATGGATCCTAATTTTACTCACGTTGAAGCAGATGATATTCCGGCTTGGGAAGAAGATGGCGTTTCGTACAAATTAATTGCCGGCGAAGCTTTTGGTAAAAAATCGCCAGTTCCCGTTTACAGTCCGTTGTATTTTATTGAAATTAAAAGTAAGGAAGCTAAAAAAATCAATATTGGACATCATTTATTTGGCGAGAGCGGTCTGTATATTTTGGAAGGAAGCATCACAAATGGCGAACATACTTACGATCCAAGACAAATCTTAATTACAACTGAAGCTTCTCTTTGCGAATTTGAAATTGCCGAAAACTCGACAGTGTATATTTTTGGAGGACAACCTTTTCCTGAAGAACATTTTATCTTTTGGAACTTTGTCTCATCTGATAAAAACCTCATCGAAAAAGCAAAAGAAGACTGGACAGCTCAAACTTTCCCGAAAGTTCCTGGCGAAACCGAATTTGTCCCATTACCAGAACCAAGAATCAAATAA